One stretch of Streptomyces agglomeratus DNA includes these proteins:
- a CDS encoding GNAT family N-acetyltransferase, producing the protein MDYVIRPVRDAGEWPRVKELRLAALQDPAADIAFLDTYEKALTQPDSFWQERTDGAVAGGHVRQFVAETPDGRWVGSVTGIVERAGAEAHFAPSPEVDQVHVVGVFVRPEARGTGVAQELLGAALDWAWSLTEPRAEQVRLFVHERNGRAEALYTKAGFVRSGVTMAPPGDPAAKEYEMVAVRSPASGGPR; encoded by the coding sequence ATGGACTATGTGATTCGACCTGTACGTGACGCCGGCGAGTGGCCCCGGGTGAAAGAGCTGCGGCTTGCCGCGCTCCAGGACCCGGCGGCGGACATCGCGTTCCTGGATACGTACGAGAAGGCCCTGACCCAGCCTGACTCTTTCTGGCAGGAGCGTACGGACGGGGCGGTCGCGGGCGGTCACGTGCGGCAGTTCGTGGCGGAGACGCCGGACGGGCGGTGGGTGGGGTCCGTCACCGGCATCGTCGAACGGGCTGGTGCGGAAGCCCACTTCGCCCCTTCGCCCGAGGTCGACCAGGTCCATGTGGTCGGAGTCTTCGTACGGCCCGAGGCGCGGGGCACCGGTGTGGCGCAGGAGCTTCTCGGAGCGGCGTTGGACTGGGCGTGGTCGCTCACGGAGCCCCGTGCGGAGCAGGTGCGGTTGTTCGTGCACGAGCGCAACGGGCGGGCCGAGGCGCTTTACACCAAGGCCGGGTTCGTACGGAGCGGGGTGACGATGGCGCCGCCGGGGGACCCGGCGGCGAAGGAGTACGAGATGGTGGCGGTGCGGTCGCCGGCTTCCGGGGGCCCGCGCTAA